One genomic region from Caloenas nicobarica isolate bCalNic1 chromosome 22, bCalNic1.hap1, whole genome shotgun sequence encodes:
- the EMC1 gene encoding ER membrane protein complex subunit 1 produces MAAALWVLLLPLAAAVYEDQVGKFDWRQQYVGNLKFASLEASQGSKKLIVATEKNVVAALNSRSGEILWRHVDKGTPEGAIDAMLIHGQDAITVSNAGRILRSWETNIGGLNWEMSLDTGSFQAACLVGLQDAVKYVAVLKKAAISLHYLSNGHQKWVEHLPESESTQYQLLYSRGTGVIHVLGIVPQSHLNILAFSVEDGEITKQIQVAAPWLKSLTGACSVVGDAVLVCVDGDSQSLYVCSLETEQEMKQIPLQSLELEFADGFQPRILATQPNAVAASRTQFFLQLAPSHFSLLQYKHGLLSHLRDFQQAALVSFATTGEKTVAAVLTCRSELKSGSSDGLHAAGALEEPRKQESLICSNQTYNINLYLVETGQRLLDTTITFTLEQSGAKPQQLFIQVFLKKDDSVGYRALVQTEDHMLMFLQQPGKVVWSREESLAEVVSLEMVDLPLTGAQAELEGEFGKKADGLLGMFLKRLSSQLILLQAWTAHLWKMFYDARKPRSQIKNEINIDNLARDEFNLQKMMVMVTASGKLFGIESSSGTILWKQYLRNVRPSSSFKLMVQRTTAHFPHPPQCTLLIKDKETKMSFLYVFNPIFGKRSQVAPPVLKRPILQTLLLPIMDQDYAKVLLLIDDEYKVTAFPATKNVLRQLEEIAHSIFFYLVDAEQGKLSGFRLKKDLTTEESWEVVIPTEVQRIVSVKGKRSNEHVHSQGRVMGDRSVLYKSLNPNLLAVVTESTDTHHERTFIGIYLMDGVTGRIIHSSVQKKAKGPVHIVHSENWVVYQYWNTKARRNEFTVLELYEGTEQYNATAFSSLDRPILPQVLQQSYIFPSAISAMEATITERGITSRHLLVGLPSGAILSLPKALLDPRRPEIPTEQSREENLIPYSPDVQIHAERFINYNQTISRMRGIYTAPSGLESTCLVVAYGLDIYQTRVYPSKQFDVLKDDYDYVLISSVLFGLVFATMITKRLAQVKLLNRAWR; encoded by the exons ATGGCGGCCgcgctgtgggtgctgctgctgccgctggcGGCCGCTGTGTATGAGGATCAAGTGGGCAAGTTCGACTG GAGGCAGCAGTATGTGGGGAACCTCAAGTTTGCTTCCTTGGAAGCCTCGCAGGGTTCGAAGAAGCTCATCGTGGCCACTGAGAAGAACGTTGTGGCCGCCCTGAACTCCAGGAGCGGTGAAATCT TGTGGCGCCATGTGGACAAGGGAACCCCTGAGGGAGCGATCGATGCGATGCTGATCCACGGGCAGG ATGCCATCACGGTGTCCAATGCTGGACGCATTCTGCGTTCCTGGGAGACCAACATCGGAGGGTTGAACTGGGAGATGTCCCTGGACACGGGCAG TTTCCAGGCGGCGTGTTTGGTGGGGCTCCAGGACGCGGTGAAATACGTGGCCGTGCTGAAGAAGGCGGCCATCTCCCTTCACTACCTCTCCAATGGGCACCAGAAATGGGTGGAACACTTACCAGAGAg TGAGAGCACTCAGTACCAGTTGTTGTATTCCCGTGGGACTGGAGTGATCCACGTGCTTGGAATCGTTCCCCAGAGCCACTTGAACATTTTAGCATTCAGCGTAGAAGATGGAGAAATTACAAAACAG ATTCAAGTAGCAGCCCCGTGGCTGAAGAGCTTAACCGGCGCGTGCAGCGTGGTGGGGGACGCGGTGCTGGTGTGTGTGGACGGGGACAGCCAGTCGCTCTACGTTTGCTCCTTGGAGACGGAGCAGGAGATGAAGCAGATCCCGCTGCAG TCACTTGAGCTGGAGTTTGCTGATGGCTTCCAGCCCAGGATATTGGCCACTCAGCCCAATGCAGTCGCTGCTTCCCGGACGCAGTTCTTCCTGCAGCTGGCTCCGAGCCACTTCTCGCTGCTGCAGTACAAACACGGGCTGCTCAGCCACCTTCGGGACTTCCAGCAG GCAGCTCTGGTGAGTTTTGCAACAACTGGAGAGAAAACTGTGGCTGCTGTCCTGACCTGCAGGAGCGAACTG AAATCTGGAAGTTCTGATGGCCTTCATGCTGCAGGTGCTCTGGAGGAGCCCCGGAAACAG GAATCCTTAATCTGTTCCAATCAAACCTACAATATTAATCTCTACCTGGTTGAAACTGGACAAAGATTGTTGGATACCACGATTACCTTCACCCTGGAGCAGAGCGGTGCCAAACCGCAGCAG ctgttcaTCCAAGTTTTCCTGAAGAAGGATGACTCTGTGGGCTACCGAGCCTTGGTGCAAACGGAAGACCACATGCTGATGTTCCTCCAGCAGCCAG gaaaaGTCGTGTGGAGCAGAGAGGAGTCCCTAGCAGAAGTGGTAAGCTTGGAGATGGTGGATCTGCCTCTGACAGGGGCACAGGCCGAGTTGGAGGGagaatttggaaagaaagcag ATGGTTTGCTGGGGATGTTTCTGAAGCGGTTGTCTTCCCAACTTATCCTGCTGCAAGCCTGGACCGCCCATCTTTGGAAGATGTTCTATGATGCCCGGAAACCCCGGAGCCAGATTAAGAATGAGATTAACATTGACAATTTGGCCAGAGATGAATTCAACCTCCAGAAAATGATGGTGATGGTCACCGCTTCGGGAAAG cTTTTTGGTAttgagagcagctctggcaCCATCCTGTGGAAACAATATCTCAGGAACGTGAGACCCAGCTCCTCCTTTAAGCTGATGGTCCAAAGAACAACAGCCCACTTCCCGCACCCTCCGCAATGCACCTTGCTCATTAAGGACAAG GAAACCAAAATGAGCTTTCTGTATGTGTTTAACCCCATCTTTGGGAAGAGAAGTCAAGTAGCTCCCCCTGTTTTGAAGCGCCCAATTCTTCAGACTTTGCTTCTGCCCATTATGGATCAAGACTACGCCAAAGTACTGCTCTTGATTGATGATGAGTACAAG GTTACAGCTTTCCCAGCAACTAAAAATGTCCTTCGCCAGTTAGAAGAAATAGCCCATTCTATCTTTTTTTATCTGGTGGATGCCGAGCAGGGAAAACTCTCTGGATTCAGGCTGAAAAAG GACCTGACAAcagaggagagctgggaggTGGTGATACCCACCGAAGTACAGAGGATCGTGAGTGTGAAAGGGAAGAGGTCGAATGAGCACGTGCACTCGCAGGGCCGTGTGATGGGAGACCGCAGCGTCCTCTATAAG tccTTGAATCCAAACCTGCTTGCTGTGGTGACAGAGAGCACCGACACGCATCACGAGCGCACTTTCATCGGAATATATCTGATGGATGGCGTCACGGGCAGGATCATCCACTCGTCGGTGCAGAAGAAAGCGAAGGGACCCGTCCACATCGTCCATTCAGAGAACTGGGTGGTG TACCAGTACTGGAACACGAAGGCGCGTCGGAACGAGTTCACCGTGCTGGAGCTGTACGAGGGGACGGAGCAGTACAACGCCACAGCCTTCAGCTCCCTCGACCGCCCCATTTTACCTCAGGTCCTCCAGCAATCTTACATCTTCCCCTCTGCTATTAGCGCCATGGAGGCCACCATCACCGAGCGAGGCATCACCAGCCGTCACCTGCTCG TTGGGCTTCCCTCCGGGGCCATCCTCTCCCTTCCAAAGGCTCTGCTGGATCCTCGCCGCCCGGAGATCCCTACGGAACAAAGCAG AGAAGAGAACCTGATCCCATACTCCCCCGATGTGCAGATCCATGCCGAGAGGTTTATCAACTACAACCAAACCATATCCCGAATGAGGGGGATTTACACAGCCCCCTCCGGCCTGGAGTCCACGTGTTTG GTTGTCGCGTACGGCCTGGACATCTACCAGACCCGCGTGTACCCGTCGAAGCAATTTGACGTCCTGAAAGACGACTACGACTACGTCTTGATAAGCAGCGTCCTCTTCGGGCTGGTTTTTGCGACGATGATCACGAAAAGACTGGCTCAGGTGAAGCTGCTGAACCGTGCCTGGCGGTAG